The region CTGGCTGCGCCGCGCGGCCGACATTCCCGCGCTCGTCGCCGAGCAGCGGCGCATCCTGAGCGCGCTCTGGCCGCTCGTGAAACCCGGCGGAGAGTTGCTGTACGTGACCTGCTCGATCTTTCCGGAAGAGGGCGAGCTGCAGGCGCGCTGGTTTGGAGACGCCTGTCAAGATGCGGTACGATTGGACGCGCCCGGGCAGTTGCTGCCGCAGGGCGCGACAGGCGGGGCGCCGGCCGTCGGGGGATCGGGCGAGTCCGGCCGGCATGTCGATCACGACGGATTTTTCTACGCGCGCTTTCAGAAACGGTGACGATCAAACGCTTCTTTCCACTCCGGCTCGCGGCCGTGCTCTGGGTCGCGCTGACGCTGTGCCTCGCTGCCGTTCCTGCCGCGCGCGCCGATACGATCGCCGTGCAGCGCGCGTCGCTGCAATCGGACGGCAGCGGCTGGAGCCTCGACGCGCGTTTCGACTTCGAGCTCAACAGCAGCCTCGAGGATGCGGTCAACAAAGGCGTTCCGCTTTACTTCACGACCGATTTCGAACTGAGCCGCGCGCGCTGGTATTGGTTCGACGAGCAACCGGTGTCGGTGTCGCAGACGATCCGCCTGTCGTTCCAGCCGCTCACGCGCGAATACCGCGTATCGACGGGCGGCCTGCAGCTCGGCTTTCCGTCGCTGAAGGAGGCGCTCGCGGTGGTCAAGCACGTGACGTCCTGGCATGTGATCGACAAGGGCCAGGTGCGCCCGGGCGAGACGTACACGGCGTCGGTGCGGATGCAGCTCGATACCGCGCTGATGCCCAAGCCGTTCCAGGTCGACGCGGTGAACAACCGCGACTGGAATCTCGTTTCCGATTGGAAGCGTTTCATTTTCACGGTGGCCGAGCGTGCTAAGTAAAATGCGCGTCCGCCGCGCAACGAGCGGAAAGAGCCTGCTGATACGCGTGATCGTATCGACTGTCGCGATCACGGCGCTTCTGCTGCTCGTGCTGCTCGCGGCCGCGAGCGCGAACACCGAGTTCTTCGACCGCTACTACTCGTGGCTCTATTCGGCGAACATCATCGTCGCGCTCGTGTTCATGCTGGTCGTGCTCGGGCTCGTCGGGATGATCGTCGCGCGGCTGAGGAAGGGCAAGTTCGGCACGCGGCTGCTCGCGAAGCTCGCGGTGTTCTTCACGCTCGTCGGCGTCGTGCCGGGCGGGATCATCTATATCGTGTCGTATCAGTTCGTGTCGCGCAGCATCGAATCGTGGTTCGACGTGAACGTCGAGACGGCGCTCACCGCGGGCCTGAATCTCGGCCGCGGGATGCTCGACACGTCGCTCGCGGACTTGCAGACGAAG is a window of Burkholderia mallei ATCC 23344 DNA encoding:
- a CDS encoding DUF4390 domain-containing protein, with protein sequence MTIKRFFPLRLAAVLWVALTLCLAAVPAARADTIAVQRASLQSDGSGWSLDARFDFELNSSLEDAVNKGVPLYFTTDFELSRARWYWFDEQPVSVSQTIRLSFQPLTREYRVSTGGLQLGFPSLKEALAVVKHVTSWHVIDKGQVRPGETYTASVRMQLDTALMPKPFQVDAVNNRDWNLVSDWKRFIFTVAERAK